In the genome of Streptomyces sp. Q6, the window TGGCTCGGGCCCTGTCCACCCCCGTCACGATGGACTGGATGGCGGTGTCCTCGTACGGCGCGGGCACCCAGTCGTCCGGCGTCGTGCGGATCCTCAAGGACCTCGACACCGACATCAAGGGCAAGCACGTCCTGATCGTCGAGGACATCATCGACTCCGGTCTGACGCTGTCCTGGCTGCTGACGAACCTCGGCTCGCGCGAGCCCGCCTCGCTGGAGGTGTGCACGCTGCTGCGCAAGCCGGAGGCGGCCAAGGTCGCGATCGACGTGAAGTGGGTCGGCTTCGACATCCCGAACGAGTTCGTGGTCGGGTACGGCCTCGACTACGCCGAGAAGTACCGGAACCTGCCGTTCGTCGGCACGCTCGCGCCGCACGTGTACGGCGGCTGAAGGCGCGTCAGGCACTCTCGCCCCGGCGGGAACCCTC includes:
- the hpt gene encoding hypoxanthine phosphoribosyltransferase produces the protein MRVDAKDMGTDLKSVLITKEEIDAKLAELAAKIDAEYAGKDLLIVGVLKGAVMVMADLARALSTPVTMDWMAVSSYGAGTQSSGVVRILKDLDTDIKGKHVLIVEDIIDSGLTLSWLLTNLGSREPASLEVCTLLRKPEAAKVAIDVKWVGFDIPNEFVVGYGLDYAEKYRNLPFVGTLAPHVYGG